One genomic region from Spirosoma sp. KCTC 42546 encodes:
- a CDS encoding diacylglycerol kinase family protein yields the protein MIDFRKVVRSFRFAGQGILDLFRFENNAKVHLLIAGLVVATGLYLQLSRTEWAIILTQIGLVWAAEAFNTAIEKLCDFVSPGRHPQIKAIKDLSSGAVLILAIIAVIVGLIILGGHLVTLLS from the coding sequence ATGATTGATTTCCGCAAAGTCGTCCGTAGTTTTCGGTTTGCCGGACAGGGTATTCTGGATTTGTTTCGTTTCGAGAACAATGCTAAAGTACACCTGCTGATTGCCGGGCTTGTTGTGGCAACTGGTTTATATTTGCAGCTGAGTCGAACAGAATGGGCCATTATCCTGACACAAATCGGACTGGTTTGGGCGGCAGAAGCGTTCAATACGGCTATTGAGAAACTATGCGACTTTGTCTCGCCGGGTCGGCATCCGCAAATAAAAGCCATCAAAGATTTGTCGTCAGGTGCCGTACTAATTCTGGCCATTATAGCGGTAATCGTTGGTCTGATCATCCTCGGAGGGCACTTGGTAACCCTATTGTCCTAA